One window of the Amycolatopsis mediterranei genome contains the following:
- a CDS encoding extracellular solute-binding protein, with protein MRRFLALGAAVLLAVSACSVGSNTGGGGDAEITFLTFETPNLTPAYWDAAIKRVTDKNPGIKVKKLVAPTADGRTSYAKQLLQSGQFPDVMIAVDSAGFAEAGNLYAWTPEELKDFQFPQANPVNGKYYQLPANTQTIPPIYYNKKMFADAGIAAPPKTWDELVTDAGKLKDKGYAPFTIGGGKDGFPSSMILSGLVSTEVYNTMPDWLTQRRQDKVKFADPAFQHAFAKLADLAAKGYVDKTSVSRDYAATEQAFLDGQSAMYPMGNWFSANADSKKHDFEVGVFNFPTEDGKLVVPAYTGGGMIVNAKATNLDAARKFALGFQLDKDQLDASVKADGLFPAIKGYTPPPDVGATFKAGYDLYTQAVQQNAVVHAFRWETADDGLLPGMKDKVDQAAQDVITGRKPVADACAFLDTEWAKAG; from the coding sequence ATGAGAAGGTTCCTGGCGCTGGGAGCAGCGGTGCTCCTGGCGGTGAGCGCGTGCTCGGTCGGGTCGAACACCGGCGGGGGCGGCGACGCGGAGATCACCTTCCTGACGTTCGAAACCCCGAACCTCACCCCGGCCTACTGGGACGCCGCCATCAAGCGCGTCACGGACAAGAACCCGGGCATCAAGGTCAAGAAACTCGTCGCGCCGACCGCCGACGGCCGGACGTCGTACGCGAAGCAGCTCCTGCAGTCCGGCCAGTTCCCCGACGTGATGATCGCCGTCGACTCGGCCGGCTTCGCCGAAGCGGGCAACCTCTACGCGTGGACACCCGAGGAGCTGAAGGACTTCCAGTTCCCGCAGGCCAACCCGGTCAACGGCAAGTACTACCAGCTGCCGGCGAACACCCAGACCATCCCGCCGATCTACTACAACAAGAAGATGTTCGCCGACGCGGGCATCGCGGCGCCGCCGAAGACGTGGGACGAACTCGTCACCGACGCCGGCAAGCTCAAGGACAAGGGCTACGCGCCGTTCACCATCGGCGGCGGCAAGGACGGCTTCCCGTCGTCGATGATCCTCTCCGGGCTGGTCAGCACCGAGGTCTACAACACGATGCCGGACTGGCTCACCCAGCGCCGTCAGGACAAGGTGAAGTTCGCCGATCCCGCGTTCCAGCACGCGTTCGCGAAGCTCGCCGACCTCGCGGCGAAGGGGTACGTGGACAAGACCAGCGTGTCGCGCGACTACGCGGCGACCGAGCAGGCGTTCCTCGACGGCCAGAGCGCGATGTACCCGATGGGCAACTGGTTCTCCGCCAACGCCGACTCGAAGAAGCACGACTTCGAGGTCGGCGTCTTCAACTTCCCCACCGAGGACGGCAAACTCGTCGTCCCCGCTTACACCGGCGGCGGCATGATCGTCAACGCCAAGGCCACCAACCTCGACGCGGCGCGGAAATTCGCCCTCGGCTTCCAGCTCGACAAGGACCAGCTGGACGCGTCGGTGAAGGCCGACGGCCTGTTCCCGGCGATCAAGGGCTACACGCCGCCGCCCGACGTCGGGGCGACGTTCAAGGCCGGCTACGACCTGTACACGCAGGCGGTGCAGCAGAACGCCGTGGTGCACGCGTTCCGCTGGGAGACCGCCGACGACGGGCTGCTGCCCGGGATGAAGGACAAGGTCGACCAGGCCGCCCAGGACGTCATCACCGGCCGCAAGCCGGTGGCCGACGCGTGCGCGTTCCTGGACACCGAATGGGCGAAGGCGGGCTGA
- a CDS encoding enoyl-CoA hydratase/isomerase family protein gives MTEQVRLDRDGGLAVLTVDAPPLNLYTASLQSSLSSAIGELEAEPARALLIRTEGKIVSGGVDVSLFDAQGSPAEAKVLFDEMLAVPDRIAALPFPTVFAAHGLCLTWAFEVAVACDLILAADRAKFGLVEKVVGLTPTMGGTQRLAARAGVGRAKEFVMTGDTYDAATLERWNVVNRVLPDEGFDEAARSFARRLAEGPTRAHAATKRVLDHFSAGGVPEANAHITTIAAELFETEDLRNAVKSFLADGPGKATFSGR, from the coding sequence ATGACTGAGCAGGTCCGCCTCGATCGTGACGGCGGGCTCGCCGTCCTGACCGTCGACGCTCCGCCGTTGAACCTGTACACGGCTTCGCTGCAGTCCTCGCTTTCCTCGGCGATCGGCGAGCTGGAGGCCGAACCCGCGCGGGCGCTGCTGATCCGCACCGAAGGCAAGATCGTCAGCGGCGGCGTCGACGTCTCGCTGTTCGACGCCCAGGGCTCCCCCGCCGAGGCGAAGGTGCTCTTCGACGAGATGCTCGCGGTGCCGGACCGGATCGCGGCGCTGCCGTTCCCGACCGTGTTCGCCGCGCACGGCCTGTGCCTGACCTGGGCGTTCGAGGTGGCCGTGGCCTGCGACCTCATCCTCGCCGCCGACCGCGCGAAGTTCGGCCTGGTCGAGAAGGTCGTGGGCCTGACGCCGACCATGGGCGGCACCCAGCGGCTCGCCGCGCGGGCCGGCGTCGGGCGCGCCAAGGAGTTCGTGATGACCGGCGACACCTACGACGCCGCGACGCTGGAGCGCTGGAACGTCGTCAACCGCGTCCTGCCGGACGAGGGCTTCGACGAGGCCGCGCGGTCCTTCGCCCGCCGGCTGGCCGAAGGCCCGACCCGCGCCCACGCGGCGACCAAGCGCGTCCTCGACCACTTCTCGGCCGGCGGCGTCCCCGAGGCGAACGCGCACATCACGACGATCGCGGCCGAGCTCTTCGAAACCGAGGACCTCCGCAACGCGGTGAAGTCGTTCCTCGCCGACGGACCGGGGAAAGCGACCTTCTCGGGGCGTTAA
- a CDS encoding PaaX family transcriptional regulator C-terminal domain-containing protein encodes MGEPAPPVTLGRRPKPREGRSSAPRPTVSRRREVSHASARSLLMTVLGEYALPRDKPVWTSMLVEVLGILDIEEKSARQALARSAAEGWVVSERVGRRVRWSLTPPGRRLLTEGADRIYAFGREQRRWNGQWLMLIVSVPEAKRDLRHRLRTRLTWAGFGSPVAGVWVSPDLSRQREAQQIVNDLGLEAQAMSFTAAYGEVGEQESMVARSWDLTELKDRYEDFIDRFTGLHPTGGRAVLRAQTELVHEWRRFPFLDPQLPAELLPAKWSGTKAAELFHHKHVDWRPEAQQYWDDIVEAEEAG; translated from the coding sequence ATGGGCGAGCCCGCTCCCCCGGTCACCCTCGGCCGCAGGCCGAAGCCGAGGGAAGGCCGATCGTCCGCGCCCCGGCCCACGGTGAGCAGGCGTCGCGAGGTCAGTCACGCCAGCGCGCGGTCGCTGCTGATGACCGTCCTCGGCGAATACGCGCTGCCCCGGGACAAACCGGTCTGGACGTCGATGCTCGTCGAGGTGCTGGGGATCCTCGACATCGAGGAGAAGTCCGCACGGCAGGCGCTGGCCCGCTCCGCCGCCGAGGGTTGGGTGGTCTCCGAGCGCGTCGGGCGCCGCGTGCGCTGGTCGCTGACCCCGCCGGGGCGCCGCCTGCTGACCGAGGGCGCCGACCGGATCTACGCGTTCGGCCGCGAGCAGCGCCGCTGGAACGGGCAGTGGCTGATGCTGATCGTCTCCGTGCCGGAGGCCAAGCGCGACCTCCGGCACCGGCTGCGCACCCGCTTGACCTGGGCGGGCTTCGGCTCGCCGGTCGCCGGGGTGTGGGTCAGCCCGGACCTGTCCCGCCAGCGGGAGGCCCAGCAGATCGTCAATGACCTGGGCCTGGAGGCGCAGGCGATGTCGTTCACGGCCGCCTACGGCGAGGTCGGCGAGCAGGAGTCCATGGTCGCCCGGTCGTGGGACCTGACCGAGCTGAAAGACCGCTACGAGGACTTCATCGACCGCTTCACCGGCCTGCACCCGACCGGCGGCCGCGCGGTGCTGCGCGCGCAGACCGAGCTGGTCCACGAGTGGCGGCGGTTCCCGTTCCTCGACCCGCAGCTGCCTGCCGAGCTGCTCCCGGCGAAGTGGAGCGGGACGAAAGCGGCGGAACTGTTCCATCACAAACACGTCGACTGGCGCCCCGAGGCCCAGCAGTATTGGGACGACATCGTCGAAGCCGAAGAAGCAGGGTGA
- a CDS encoding carbohydrate ABC transporter permease, with protein MGEGGLTSLTAVAAPPAPPSTVVRRRRRRRPVLPRLAHFASFGAPGVLVYLCFVMAPILISFGYSLTNYNPFHPPVKFVGFDNYRLLFTDSQFLTALQVTTILTLIVVIVPNVLGLGVALLLDRKGWLYNALRSVFFTPVILSSVVVSIVWSRLLDDRGPLNSLLRDLGVSHPPGWLSDPDVALYSVASIVCWQMLGFCVVVYLAGLQGVPPELLEAAEIDGAGPLRRFRAVTWPLLAPSLTINTVVLLISAFKTYDYVKVITNGGPGSGATATIAFDVLQTGFDSNHVGYASAMAVLMLVIVALVTTVVLNFLRRREVDL; from the coding sequence ATGGGCGAAGGCGGGCTGACGTCCTTGACCGCCGTCGCCGCTCCCCCTGCCCCGCCCAGCACGGTCGTCCGGCGTCGCCGCCGACGCCGGCCGGTCCTGCCTCGGCTGGCGCACTTCGCGTCGTTCGGCGCGCCGGGCGTGCTCGTGTACCTGTGTTTCGTGATGGCGCCGATCCTGATCAGCTTCGGCTACAGCCTGACGAACTACAACCCGTTCCACCCGCCGGTGAAGTTCGTCGGCTTCGACAACTACCGGCTGCTGTTCACCGACTCGCAGTTTCTCACCGCGCTGCAGGTCACCACGATCCTGACGCTGATCGTGGTGATCGTGCCCAACGTCCTGGGCCTCGGCGTGGCGCTGCTGCTGGACCGGAAGGGGTGGCTGTACAACGCTTTGCGGAGCGTGTTCTTCACCCCGGTGATCCTCAGCTCGGTCGTGGTGTCGATCGTCTGGTCCCGCTTGCTCGACGACCGCGGGCCGCTCAACAGCCTGCTGCGTGACCTGGGTGTCTCGCACCCGCCGGGCTGGCTGTCCGATCCGGACGTGGCGTTGTACTCGGTCGCGTCGATCGTGTGCTGGCAGATGCTCGGGTTCTGCGTCGTGGTCTACCTGGCCGGGCTGCAGGGGGTGCCGCCGGAGCTGCTGGAGGCGGCGGAGATCGACGGCGCGGGGCCGTTGCGCCGGTTCCGCGCGGTGACGTGGCCGCTGCTGGCACCGTCGCTGACGATCAACACGGTGGTGCTGCTGATTTCAGCGTTCAAGACCTACGACTACGTCAAGGTGATCACCAACGGCGGCCCGGGTTCCGGCGCCACGGCGACGATCGCGTTCGACGTCCTGCAGACGGGGTTCGATTCGAACCACGTCGGGTACGCGTCCGCGATGGCCGTGCTGATGCTGGTGATCGTGGCACTGGTGACGACGGTGGTGCTGAACTTCCTCCGCCGCCGGGAGGTGGACCTGTGA
- a CDS encoding glycosyl hydrolase family 18 protein codes for MLIALGGTAALAPPAAAAGSLTATLAMSGTTGTYTVANTGTASVSNWAITFTLPAGVTASTGENGTVTQNGTQVTLTPAYYIATLAPGRNTYPYSPAFRLSAAATPTQCRVDNANCDGSPDTPPGAPANLRLVAKTTKTVALAWTASAAGSLPVTGYDVYQGTSPVASVTGTSATVSGLAPGTAYSFTVKAKDAKGNASPASAALAVTTNSPSDDTQPPSAPSGLRSTAADAGSVSLTWTASTDNTGVIGYDVYRGSTLATTVTTTSAVVTGLAPSTSYTFTVRARDGYDNVSAPSAPVTARTGDIVSGYAKVGYFVQWGIYGRQYFVKNLETSGAAAKLTHLLYAFENIDPVNLTCLSGVTKGTTANPQDPSQGDGAGDAEADYSRPFAAAQSVDGVADTGWESLRGNFNQLKKLKAKHPNLKVLVSLGGWTYSKYFSDVAATDASRKKFVSSCVDTWLKGNIAPYGGAGGPGTAAGIFDGIDLDWEWPASADGHPGNHWSPNDKANLTALMAEFRAQLDAYGATTGKRYQLHAFTPADPAKVAAGWDVSKMFNYLDVANVQGYDFHGSGSDNSWEPNRTGHQGNLYADADDPYNFHFSAESAINAYTNAGVDPRRLTLGLAFYGRGWQGVADGGKSGEWQSATGAAPGQFPEEAGTRGYANLVAAVPGCTVHHDTAAVATSCYTGNGGQWWTFDDAWSIGLKTTWLKSRGLLGVMVWEMSGDTGVLMNAVTSGLG; via the coding sequence TTGCTCATCGCACTCGGCGGCACCGCGGCGCTCGCGCCACCCGCCGCCGCTGCCGGTTCGCTGACCGCCACCCTGGCGATGAGCGGCACCACCGGCACCTACACCGTCGCCAACACCGGAACCGCGTCGGTGAGCAACTGGGCGATCACCTTCACGCTGCCCGCCGGCGTCACCGCTTCGACCGGGGAAAACGGCACGGTGACCCAGAACGGCACCCAGGTCACGCTGACCCCCGCCTACTACATCGCGACGCTGGCGCCGGGCCGGAACACCTACCCGTACAGCCCGGCTTTCCGGCTCAGCGCCGCGGCGACGCCGACGCAGTGCCGCGTCGACAACGCCAACTGCGACGGTTCACCGGACACCCCGCCGGGCGCGCCGGCGAACCTGCGCCTGGTCGCGAAGACGACCAAGACGGTCGCGCTGGCGTGGACCGCGTCGGCCGCCGGTTCGCTTCCGGTCACCGGGTACGACGTCTACCAGGGGACTTCGCCGGTCGCGTCGGTGACCGGGACGAGCGCCACGGTTTCCGGGCTCGCTCCGGGCACGGCCTACTCGTTCACGGTGAAAGCGAAGGACGCCAAGGGGAACGCCTCTCCGGCGAGCGCGGCGCTCGCGGTGACCACCAACAGCCCGTCCGATGACACGCAGCCACCGTCCGCGCCGAGCGGGCTGCGCTCGACGGCCGCCGATGCGGGCAGCGTCTCCCTGACGTGGACGGCCTCGACCGACAACACGGGCGTGATCGGCTACGACGTCTATCGCGGGTCCACTTTGGCCACGACGGTGACCACGACGTCGGCGGTGGTGACCGGGCTGGCACCGTCCACTTCGTACACGTTCACGGTGCGCGCCCGCGACGGCTACGACAACGTGTCGGCGCCGAGCGCCCCGGTGACCGCACGGACCGGCGACATCGTCTCGGGTTACGCGAAGGTCGGGTACTTCGTCCAGTGGGGCATCTACGGACGCCAGTACTTCGTGAAGAACCTGGAGACTTCGGGGGCGGCGGCGAAGCTGACGCACCTGCTGTACGCGTTCGAGAACATCGATCCGGTGAACCTGACCTGCCTGTCCGGGGTTACCAAGGGCACCACGGCCAACCCGCAGGACCCCAGCCAGGGCGACGGCGCCGGTGACGCCGAGGCCGACTACTCACGGCCGTTCGCGGCGGCGCAGTCCGTCGACGGTGTGGCCGACACCGGCTGGGAGTCGTTGCGCGGCAACTTCAACCAGCTCAAAAAGCTCAAGGCAAAGCACCCGAACCTGAAGGTGCTGGTTTCGCTCGGCGGCTGGACGTATTCGAAGTACTTCTCCGATGTCGCGGCCACCGACGCGTCACGCAAGAAGTTCGTCTCGTCCTGTGTGGACACGTGGCTCAAGGGCAACATCGCGCCCTACGGCGGCGCGGGCGGGCCGGGCACCGCGGCCGGCATCTTCGACGGGATCGACCTCGACTGGGAGTGGCCCGCCAGCGCCGACGGCCACCCGGGCAACCACTGGAGCCCGAACGACAAGGCCAACCTGACGGCGCTGATGGCGGAGTTCCGCGCGCAGCTGGACGCTTACGGCGCGACCACCGGCAAGCGGTACCAGCTGCACGCATTCACCCCGGCGGACCCGGCGAAGGTCGCCGCGGGCTGGGACGTTTCCAAGATGTTCAACTACTTGGACGTCGCGAACGTGCAGGGTTATGACTTCCACGGGTCGGGCAGCGACAATTCGTGGGAGCCGAACCGCACGGGCCACCAAGGCAATCTGTACGCCGACGCCGACGACCCGTACAACTTCCACTTCAGTGCAGAAAGCGCGATCAACGCGTACACGAACGCGGGCGTCGACCCCCGGCGGCTGACGCTCGGCCTGGCGTTCTACGGCCGCGGCTGGCAGGGCGTCGCCGACGGCGGAAAGAGCGGCGAGTGGCAGTCGGCGACGGGCGCGGCGCCGGGCCAGTTCCCCGAGGAAGCGGGCACCCGCGGGTACGCGAACCTGGTGGCGGCCGTACCGGGCTGCACGGTCCACCACGACACGGCGGCGGTCGCAACCTCGTGCTACACGGGCAACGGCGGCCAGTGGTGGACATTCGACGATGCCTGGTCGATCGGGTTGAAGACCACCTGGCTCAAGTCCCGCGGCTTGCTCGGCGTGATGGTATGGGAGATGTCGGGCGACACCGGAGTGCTGATGAACGCGGTGACCTCCGGGCTCGGCTGA
- a CDS encoding carbohydrate ABC transporter permease produces MTRFSVRPAVALLVGAVFFVPLYLVLANVFKRGELIAKEPASLPLPPTLANIHAVLTRPDGLFWVSLTNSIVVTVLSILVLTVLSAMLGHYLARSGKRWTKVLTLVLLAGLMIPPQVILIPITDVLRVTHLMATLQGLILFNVGYYVPFGVFVFTGFIRGVPVELEEAALLDGASRMQVFWRVVFPLLRPATASVLIFLGVWIWNDFIDPLIILGPSQGTTITTGIYRSIGQYQADLGSVFALMFLATLPVLIFYLALQKQFVKGLTGGATKG; encoded by the coding sequence GTGACCCGATTTTCGGTGCGCCCCGCGGTGGCCTTGCTGGTCGGTGCGGTCTTCTTCGTGCCCCTGTACCTGGTGCTGGCCAACGTGTTCAAGCGCGGTGAGCTGATCGCGAAGGAGCCGGCGTCGCTCCCGCTGCCGCCGACGTTGGCGAACATCCACGCGGTGCTGACCCGGCCCGACGGGTTGTTCTGGGTCAGCCTGACCAACAGCATCGTGGTGACGGTGCTGTCGATCCTGGTCCTGACGGTGCTTTCGGCGATGCTCGGCCACTACTTGGCGCGCTCGGGCAAGCGGTGGACGAAGGTGCTCACGTTGGTCCTGCTGGCCGGGTTGATGATCCCGCCGCAGGTCATCCTGATCCCGATCACCGACGTCCTGCGCGTGACGCATTTGATGGCGACCCTGCAGGGGCTGATCCTGTTCAACGTGGGGTACTACGTGCCGTTCGGGGTGTTCGTGTTCACGGGGTTCATCCGCGGCGTGCCGGTGGAGCTGGAGGAGGCGGCCCTGCTCGACGGTGCGAGCCGGATGCAGGTGTTCTGGCGAGTGGTGTTCCCGTTGCTGCGCCCGGCGACGGCCTCGGTGTTGATCTTCTTGGGCGTCTGGATCTGGAACGACTTCATCGACCCGCTGATCATCCTGGGCCCCAGCCAGGGAACCACGATCACGACGGGTATCTACCGGTCGATCGGCCAGTACCAGGCGGATCTGGGAAGCGTGTTCGCGCTGATGTTCCTGGCGACGCTGCCGGTGTTGATCTTTTATCTGGCGTTGCAGAAGCAGTTCGTGAAGGGCTTGACCGGCGGAGCGACGAAGGGGTGA
- a CDS encoding ABC-F family ATP-binding cassette domain-containing protein yields MSATLVAKDLAAGHGDRTLFSGLDLVVAPGDVVGLVGVNGAGKSTLLRTLAGLAKPDSGEVRLNPPAATVGHLPQEPERREGESVRAFLARRTGVSAAQADLDEATEALTAGSAGADDQYAAALDRWLALGGADLDDRAAEVAADLGLAVDLDQPMTSLSGGQAARAGLASLLLSRYDVFLLDEPTNDLDLDGLARLERFVSGLRAATVLVSHDREFLARTVDRVVELDLAQQQVNVYGGGYEAYLEEREVARRHAREDYEEFADTKASLEARGRMQRAWMEKGVKNARRKQPDNDKAARKFRSEATEKQASKARQTDRMIERLEVVEEPRKEWELRMEIAAAPRAGAVVATSRGAVVRRGGFTLGPVDLQIDWADKVAITGANGSGKSTLLAALLGRVPLDSGATTLGPGVVVGEVDQARRLFLGDVPLFSAFAREVPELADAEVRTLLAKYGLKAAHVLRSAATLSPGERTRAALALLQARGVNLLVLDEPTNHLDLPAIEQLEAALDKYPGTLLLVTHDRRMLDAVQVTRRLVVDGGKVSEL; encoded by the coding sequence ATGAGCGCAACTCTCGTCGCGAAGGACCTGGCCGCCGGCCACGGTGACCGCACCCTCTTCTCCGGCCTCGATCTCGTCGTCGCGCCCGGGGACGTCGTCGGCCTGGTCGGGGTCAACGGCGCCGGCAAGTCGACCCTCCTGCGGACCCTCGCCGGGCTCGCGAAGCCGGACAGCGGCGAGGTCCGGCTGAACCCGCCGGCCGCGACCGTCGGGCACCTGCCCCAGGAGCCGGAGCGCCGCGAAGGCGAGTCGGTGCGGGCCTTCCTGGCGCGGCGCACCGGCGTCTCGGCGGCGCAGGCCGACCTCGACGAGGCGACCGAGGCGCTCACCGCGGGCTCGGCGGGCGCGGACGACCAGTATGCGGCGGCGCTCGACCGGTGGCTCGCCCTCGGCGGCGCCGACCTCGACGACCGGGCCGCCGAAGTGGCCGCGGACCTCGGCCTGGCCGTGGACCTGGACCAGCCGATGACATCGCTCTCGGGCGGCCAGGCGGCGCGCGCGGGGCTCGCTTCGCTGCTGCTGAGCCGCTACGACGTCTTCCTGCTCGACGAGCCGACGAACGACCTCGACCTGGACGGCCTGGCCCGGCTGGAGCGGTTCGTCTCGGGGCTGCGCGCGGCGACCGTGCTGGTCAGCCACGACCGTGAGTTCCTGGCCAGGACCGTCGACCGCGTCGTCGAGCTGGACCTGGCCCAGCAGCAGGTGAACGTCTACGGCGGCGGGTACGAGGCGTACCTCGAGGAGCGCGAAGTCGCCCGGCGGCACGCGCGCGAGGACTACGAGGAGTTCGCCGACACGAAGGCGTCGCTCGAGGCGCGCGGGCGGATGCAGCGGGCGTGGATGGAGAAGGGTGTCAAGAACGCCCGCCGGAAGCAGCCCGACAACGACAAGGCGGCGCGCAAGTTCCGCTCCGAGGCCACCGAGAAGCAGGCGTCGAAGGCGCGGCAGACTGACCGGATGATCGAGCGGCTGGAGGTCGTCGAGGAGCCGCGCAAGGAGTGGGAGCTGCGGATGGAGATCGCCGCGGCCCCGCGGGCGGGCGCGGTGGTCGCGACTTCGCGTGGTGCGGTGGTGCGGCGGGGCGGGTTCACGCTCGGGCCGGTCGACCTGCAGATCGACTGGGCGGACAAGGTCGCGATCACCGGGGCGAACGGGTCGGGCAAGTCGACTTTGCTGGCCGCGCTGCTGGGCCGGGTGCCCCTGGACTCGGGCGCCACCACGCTGGGCCCGGGGGTCGTGGTCGGCGAGGTCGACCAGGCGCGGCGGCTGTTCCTGGGTGACGTCCCGCTCTTTTCGGCGTTTGCTCGTGAGGTGCCGGAGCTGGCGGATGCGGAGGTGCGGACGCTGCTGGCGAAGTACGGCTTGAAGGCCGCGCACGTGTTGCGTTCCGCGGCGACGCTCTCGCCGGGGGAGCGGACGCGGGCGGCGCTGGCTCTGCTGCAGGCGCGGGGGGTGAACCTGCTGGTGCTGGACGAGCCGACCAACCATCTCGATTTGCCGGCGATCGAGCAGCTGGAGGCGGCGCTGGACAAGTACCCGGGGACGCTGCTGCTGGTGACGCATGATCGGCGGATGCTTGATGCGGTGCAGGTGACGCGCCGGTTGGTGGTCGATGGCGGGAAGGTCAGTGAGCTGTGA
- a CDS encoding alpha-galactosidase translates to MAGISFLEEHRTWVLTGDSSTYALRLDEDDVPTHVHWGPPLSDAEVVELSAKTLPWWDGFNDPNEGLAELAADGGTRYWTPALQVRFADGTRALEWRYERHEITAGHLRLFFADRHYPLRITLHYRLRGAVLERWTELSADTDVEVVRADSATWALPLFEDYRLSHVTGRWAAETQLHRASAPHGETGFGSRRGITGHHANPWVMVDDGTATERHGEVYGVVLAWSGSWRLTTTRSSTGRLTVSGGFGQDGVVHRVGPGRPLTTPVSAGLYTDGGFGAASRAWHAYVLAHVLPHPGELRPVLYNSWEATGFDVTEAGQRALAERAAALGVELFVMDDGWFGARTGDHAGLGDWQVNRERFPDGLKPLVDAVHGLGMRFGIWVEPEMVNPDSDLYRTHPDWVLHHPHRRRSELRRQLVLNFARPDVAAWAHEWLDRLVGEHGVDFLKWDMNRPFSEAGWPGESDQDRLWVEHTHAVYALLDRLRADHPGLRIEACAGGGGRIDLGVLARADQVWTSDNTDTLDRLRIQHGYGQLYPARAMSAWVTDNPNFVTARSVPLEFRFHVAMAGVLGLGGDIVHWPAGDLAAARDLVALYKDIRPVVQHGALYRLRPPVDDGVTAVQYVHGDRAVVFAYRQAAHFGAPERPLRLAGLDPAHRYLDPDAGTTHSGAVLLARGLPPGLPTGDFASRVVRLNRVKI, encoded by the coding sequence ATGGCCGGGATCAGCTTCCTCGAAGAACACCGCACCTGGGTGCTCACCGGCGACTCGAGCACCTACGCGCTGCGGCTGGACGAAGACGACGTCCCGACCCACGTCCACTGGGGACCCCCGCTGTCCGACGCCGAAGTCGTCGAGCTGTCCGCGAAAACGCTTCCCTGGTGGGACGGCTTCAACGACCCGAACGAGGGACTCGCCGAACTCGCCGCCGACGGCGGCACCCGGTACTGGACACCGGCTCTGCAGGTCCGGTTCGCCGACGGGACCCGCGCCCTCGAATGGCGGTACGAACGCCACGAGATCACCGCCGGGCACCTGCGGCTGTTCTTCGCGGACCGGCACTACCCGCTGCGGATCACCCTGCACTACCGGCTGCGCGGCGCGGTCCTCGAACGCTGGACCGAGCTGAGCGCCGACACCGACGTCGAGGTCGTCCGGGCCGACTCGGCCACCTGGGCGTTGCCGCTCTTCGAGGACTACCGGCTCAGCCACGTCACCGGTCGCTGGGCGGCGGAGACGCAGTTGCACCGCGCGAGCGCCCCGCACGGCGAAACCGGCTTCGGGAGCCGTCGCGGAATCACCGGCCACCACGCCAATCCGTGGGTGATGGTCGACGACGGCACGGCGACCGAACGCCACGGCGAGGTCTACGGCGTCGTGCTGGCCTGGAGCGGGTCGTGGCGCCTGACCACCACCCGTTCGTCGACCGGACGGCTGACGGTCAGCGGGGGTTTCGGCCAGGACGGCGTCGTCCACCGCGTCGGGCCGGGCCGTCCGCTGACCACCCCGGTTTCCGCCGGGCTCTACACCGACGGCGGGTTCGGCGCGGCGAGCCGCGCGTGGCACGCCTACGTCCTCGCGCACGTCCTGCCGCACCCGGGCGAACTGCGTCCGGTGCTCTACAACTCGTGGGAGGCCACCGGATTCGACGTCACCGAGGCGGGGCAGCGCGCGCTCGCCGAGCGGGCGGCGGCGCTCGGCGTCGAGCTGTTCGTGATGGACGACGGCTGGTTCGGCGCGCGCACCGGCGACCACGCCGGCCTCGGCGACTGGCAGGTCAACCGGGAGCGCTTCCCCGACGGGCTCAAGCCGCTGGTCGACGCGGTGCACGGGCTCGGCATGCGGTTCGGCATCTGGGTCGAGCCCGAGATGGTCAACCCCGACAGCGATCTCTACCGCACCCATCCGGACTGGGTGCTGCACCACCCGCACCGGCGCCGCTCGGAATTGCGGCGGCAGCTGGTGCTCAACTTCGCTCGCCCGGACGTCGCCGCGTGGGCGCACGAATGGCTCGACCGGCTCGTCGGCGAGCACGGCGTCGACTTCCTCAAGTGGGACATGAACCGGCCGTTCAGCGAAGCGGGCTGGCCCGGCGAAAGCGACCAGGACCGGCTGTGGGTCGAGCACACCCACGCGGTGTACGCGCTGCTCGACCGGCTGCGCGCGGACCACCCCGGCCTGCGGATCGAGGCCTGCGCGGGCGGTGGCGGGCGGATCGACCTCGGCGTGCTCGCCCGCGCCGACCAGGTCTGGACCTCCGACAACACCGACACGCTCGACCGGCTGCGGATCCAGCACGGGTACGGCCAGCTCTACCCCGCCCGCGCGATGTCGGCCTGGGTCACCGACAACCCCAATTTCGTGACGGCCCGCTCGGTGCCGCTCGAGTTCCGGTTCCACGTCGCCATGGCCGGCGTGCTCGGCCTCGGCGGCGACATCGTGCACTGGCCCGCCGGCGACCTCGCGGCGGCCCGCGATCTCGTGGCGCTCTACAAGGACATCCGGCCGGTCGTGCAGCACGGCGCGCTGTACCGGCTCCGGCCGCCGGTCGACGACGGCGTCACCGCGGTCCAGTACGTGCACGGCGATCGCGCGGTCGTGTTCGCCTACCGGCAGGCCGCGCACTTCGGCGCGCCGGAGCGGCCCCTGCGGCTGGCCGGCCTCGATCCCGCTCACCGGTACCTGGATCCGGATGCCGGGACCACGCACAGCGGCGCCGTGCTCCTCGCCCGCGGACTGCCGCCCGGCCTCCCGACCGGCGACTTCGCCAGCAGAGTCGTCCGCCTCAACCGGGTAAAGATCTGA